In the Candidatus Omnitrophota bacterium genome, one interval contains:
- a CDS encoding rod shape-determining protein translates to MVKKAQDLLGTFSSDIGIDLGTATTLVYVRGEGIVLCEPSVVAIYKDTGVPLAVGDEAKRMLGKTPGSIVAIRPMKDGVIADFGVTEEMLRYFIKKAYPRKFIIGPRIVVAVPSGITEVEQRAVKDSAHRAGAREVIPVEEPIAAAIGVGLPIAEPQGNMIIDIGGGTTEIAVISLGGIVFARSIRIGGDEMDAAIIEHMKKNYNLMIGERTAEEIKIKVGSAWPIEEEMTIEVRGRDLITGLPKFIKAHSDEIRKALESPLREILEATKVTLERTPPELAADLIERGIVLCGGGALLRGMDKLISEETGLACFVADDPLTAVALGTGKILEEPKFLKKLSLVSSF, encoded by the coding sequence ATAGTGAAAAAGGCTCAGGATCTATTAGGTACTTTTTCTAGCGATATTGGTATAGATTTAGGTACAGCTACGACCCTAGTTTATGTACGTGGTGAAGGAATTGTTTTGTGTGAGCCTTCAGTTGTTGCTATTTATAAGGATACGGGAGTGCCCTTAGCTGTTGGCGATGAAGCTAAGCGTATGCTTGGGAAAACTCCTGGAAGTATTGTTGCTATCCGACCGATGAAGGATGGCGTTATTGCTGACTTCGGTGTGACCGAAGAGATGCTGCGTTATTTTATTAAAAAAGCTTATCCGCGTAAATTTATTATTGGACCAAGAATCGTTGTTGCTGTTCCTTCGGGGATTACTGAAGTAGAGCAGCGAGCAGTTAAGGATTCTGCTCATCGAGCCGGAGCGCGAGAGGTAATACCGGTTGAAGAGCCAATTGCTGCTGCCATTGGTGTGGGCTTACCGATCGCTGAACCTCAAGGCAACATGATAATTGATATCGGAGGCGGAACTACCGAGATTGCTGTTATTTCGCTGGGCGGAATAGTTTTCGCTCGTTCAATTCGCATTGGCGGCGATGAGATGGATGCAGCGATAATTGAACATATGAAGAAAAATTATAATTTAATGATTGGTGAGCGAACAGCTGAAGAGATAAAGATTAAGGTTGGTTCAGCATGGCCAATCGAAGAGGAAATGACGATTGAGGTCAGAGGACGTGATCTTATTACCGGTCTTCCTAAATTTATCAAGGCCCATTCGGATGAAATTCGTAAAGCCTTGGAGTCTCCGCTAAGAGAGATTTTAGAAGCAACGAAAGTTACCTTAGAGCGTACACCTCCGGAATTAGCAGCTGATCTTATTGAAAGAGGAATTGTTCTTTGCGGCGGCGGAGCATTGTTAAGGGGGATGGATAAGTTAATTTCTGAAGAAACCGGCTTGGCTTGTTTTGTGGCCGACGATCCTTTAACCGCAGTAGCCTTAGGTACTGGAAAAATCCTAGAAGAACCAAAATTTCTAAAGAAGCTTTCCCTTGTATCTTCCTTCTAA
- a CDS encoding rod shape-determining protein MreC, producing the protein MHYPTRNKQHLVELKQKNLELILKLARYESLYQENQNLKKALNFKTNTQYHLIGAEVLAFSPSAWQRLIVVNVGEDQGVTKGLFAIDQDGNLLGRIVEADKKFAYLMLVGDPDFTASVFIGQGALGLLKGGVTGAQVLYVEDSDNIKLGDKVWLKVAQLSSAIEIGKVKSLSKTDDSLFWNVGVEMFQEDVTFNQIYIVK; encoded by the coding sequence TTGCATTATCCAACAAGGAATAAGCAGCATTTAGTTGAACTTAAACAAAAAAATTTAGAATTAATTTTAAAACTAGCTAGATATGAGTCTCTTTACCAAGAGAACCAAAATTTAAAGAAAGCGCTAAATTTTAAAACTAATACTCAATATCACTTGATTGGTGCAGAAGTTTTAGCATTTTCTCCTTCAGCTTGGCAGCGATTGATAGTTGTTAATGTTGGTGAGGATCAAGGCGTCACAAAGGGTCTTTTCGCTATTGATCAGGACGGCAATCTTTTAGGGAGGATTGTTGAGGCCGATAAAAAATTTGCCTACCTAATGTTGGTTGGTGATCCTGACTTTACCGCATCGGTATTTATTGGTCAAGGTGCCCTAGGACTTTTAAAGGGAGGAGTAACCGGAGCTCAGGTTCTCTATGTTGAAGACAGCGATAATATAAAATTAGGGGATAAGGTTTGGCTCAAAGTTGCTCAGTTATCTTCAGCAATAGAAATTGGTAAAGTAAAAAGCCTAAGCAAAACTGATGATAGTTTATTTTGGAATGTTGGAGTAGAAATGTTTCAAGAAGATGTAACTTTCAATCAAATATATATCGTCAAATGA
- the mrdA gene encoding penicillin-binding protein 2: MLRKFFQKINNLFSLSTLEKVYFIGFCVLLGTLSWYQLFRGEYYFQRAKNNYLKVLPLSSMRGEILDRNGISIAYDRAEFNLGVIPYQVKTIKDSLFQELSDYSSLSVGSLNKNYRRNLSSFFSPVDIITNVDKTKALELNEKFSDSLVITTRPQRYYSNPYAFAHILGYVKQAKSFYEQLKSYGYSPMERVGFGGIEQFYDTYLKGSDGGELVEVDSHGRIMGYLGQQRPQKGKDIYLTVDSLVQQAAYESLGDRPGAVILMNADNGELISLCSRPAFNPNSFIEGKNTSSFLNNSKSPLLNRALQAKYPMGSTFKPIVAVAALEEDKSKSSTTFDCNGELRLGIAKFRCSHVHGRQNLFEAIAHSCNVYFYNLGLKIGPDALSRWARKFGLDSLTDVDLPFEARGFVPDVRWKQKKLKSNWFAGDTVNFSIGQGFMTATPLATMRAMNVFASKGYLVKPQLIKKIDSVESGAIDKTYLGISERTLEKVSQGLRETILREDGTARILNRLNLKFSGKTGTAQNSGRPHGWFIGFFSYQEKTYTICVLLEHGGSSYEAVKIAYYFVKKITENKIL; encoded by the coding sequence ATGTTAAGAAAATTTTTTCAGAAAATCAACAATCTTTTTTCCCTTTCAACCTTAGAAAAAGTATATTTTATAGGTTTTTGCGTATTGCTCGGAACCTTAAGTTGGTACCAGCTCTTTCGTGGCGAGTATTATTTTCAACGCGCAAAAAATAATTATCTTAAAGTGCTTCCTTTGTCGTCTATGCGCGGGGAAATTTTGGATCGAAATGGAATTTCTATTGCATATGATCGGGCTGAATTTAACCTAGGTGTGATTCCTTATCAGGTTAAAACGATTAAGGACTCATTATTTCAAGAATTAAGTGACTATTCAAGCTTAAGTGTCGGATCTTTAAATAAAAATTATCGTAGAAACTTAAGTAGTTTTTTTAGTCCAGTAGATATAATTACTAATGTTGATAAGACTAAAGCCTTGGAATTGAATGAAAAATTTAGCGATTCTTTAGTTATTACTACTCGGCCACAGCGTTATTATTCTAACCCTTACGCTTTTGCTCATATTTTAGGTTATGTTAAACAGGCCAAATCATTTTACGAACAGTTAAAAAGTTATGGCTATAGTCCGATGGAACGTGTTGGTTTCGGTGGCATTGAGCAGTTCTATGATACTTACCTTAAGGGTTCCGACGGTGGAGAGCTTGTTGAGGTTGATTCTCATGGAAGAATTATGGGTTATTTGGGTCAACAACGCCCACAAAAAGGTAAAGATATCTATCTAACTGTCGACAGTCTTGTCCAGCAAGCTGCTTATGAATCGTTGGGCGATAGACCTGGTGCTGTTATTTTAATGAATGCCGACAATGGTGAATTGATTTCTCTTTGTTCGAGGCCGGCTTTTAATCCTAATAGTTTTATAGAGGGCAAAAATACCAGCAGCTTTTTGAATAATTCGAAAAGCCCCTTGCTTAATCGAGCTCTTCAGGCTAAGTATCCAATGGGCTCGACCTTTAAGCCAATTGTTGCAGTTGCTGCCTTAGAAGAGGATAAATCTAAATCCTCAACAACTTTTGATTGCAATGGAGAATTACGCCTAGGGATTGCAAAATTTAGATGTTCACATGTGCATGGACGACAGAATCTTTTTGAAGCGATAGCCCACTCTTGCAATGTTTATTTTTACAATTTAGGGCTTAAAATTGGACCAGATGCACTTTCAAGATGGGCTCGAAAGTTTGGCCTTGATTCCCTAACCGATGTAGATTTACCTTTTGAGGCTAGGGGTTTTGTGCCTGATGTGCGTTGGAAACAAAAAAAACTTAAAAGTAATTGGTTTGCCGGTGATACGGTTAATTTTTCGATTGGTCAGGGTTTCATGACCGCGACACCTTTGGCGACTATGCGAGCGATGAATGTTTTTGCCAGTAAAGGGTATTTAGTTAAACCTCAACTAATTAAAAAAATCGACTCAGTTGAGTCTGGAGCAATAGATAAGACTTATCTTGGTATTTCCGAAAGAACTCTTGAAAAAGTAAGTCAAGGTTTGCGTGAAACAATACTGAGAGAAGACGGAACAGCTAGGATTCTTAATCGTTTAAACCTCAAGTTCAGCGGTAAAACCGGAACTGCTCAAAATTCCGGTAGACCCCACGGTTGGTTTATTGGTTTTTTTTCCTATCAAGAGAAAACTTATACTATTTGCGTATTACTTGAACATGGCGGATCTAGTTATGAAGCGGTAAAGATAGCCTATTACTTTGTTAAAAAAATAACCGAAAACAAGATTTTATGA
- the rodA gene encoding rod shape-determining protein RodA: MRSHSLRATVVNLKGLKTVAICLLIFNALSLISIYSSLHQAGEFVGQQILYRQLLWIAVSWLALLIFANINYRIYFDLAHLIYGFNLLLLFWVLFFGKKVMGAQRWIEIFGFTFQPSELSKIATIIILAKFFSSRQESIHAFLLPLGFTAFNALVILIQPDLGTALIIVFLFLALGLFSRIPKRYFFGLIAIGLLISPFLIGSLKDYQKRRLLVFMNSDLDPLGAGYTIIQSKIAVGSGKFTGRGFLSGTQNQFNFLPERHTDFIFTVIAEEWGFFGSLFLIILYWLILSKVLQRAKETQDQFACFLCLGISLLFFLHIFINIGMTLGILPVVGLPLIFLSYGGSSLLVSFILLGIFFNISRSRK, translated from the coding sequence ATGAGATCTCATTCATTAAGAGCAACAGTAGTTAATCTTAAAGGGCTAAAAACAGTTGCTATTTGCTTACTAATTTTTAATGCTTTAAGTTTAATTTCAATATATAGTAGCTTGCATCAGGCGGGAGAGTTTGTAGGTCAGCAAATCCTTTATCGACAGTTACTTTGGATAGCAGTATCTTGGCTTGCCTTGCTAATTTTTGCTAATATTAATTACCGTATTTATTTCGATTTAGCTCATTTAATTTATGGGTTTAACTTGTTATTACTTTTTTGGGTGTTATTTTTTGGCAAAAAAGTAATGGGAGCCCAACGTTGGATTGAAATTTTTGGGTTTACCTTTCAGCCTTCCGAGTTATCAAAAATAGCGACTATTATTATTTTAGCGAAGTTTTTTTCTTCACGTCAGGAATCGATTCATGCTTTTTTGCTGCCGTTGGGTTTTACTGCTTTTAATGCCCTGGTTATACTTATTCAACCAGATTTAGGCACAGCTTTAATTATTGTTTTTCTTTTTCTCGCTTTAGGATTATTTTCACGAATTCCTAAGCGGTACTTTTTTGGTTTAATTGCTATTGGTCTTTTAATATCGCCATTTTTAATTGGTTCATTAAAGGATTATCAAAAGCGGCGTTTGCTTGTATTTATGAATTCGGATCTTGACCCTTTAGGTGCTGGCTACACAATTATTCAGTCAAAGATTGCAGTTGGCTCTGGTAAGTTTACTGGTCGGGGATTTCTTTCCGGAACTCAAAATCAATTTAATTTTCTTCCTGAACGCCATACCGATTTTATATTTACGGTTATTGCTGAAGAGTGGGGTTTTTTTGGCTCACTTTTTTTAATTATTCTTTATTGGTTAATTTTAAGTAAAGTTCTTCAACGGGCCAAAGAAACTCAAGATCAATTTGCTTGTTTTTTGTGCTTGGGGATAAGTTTACTTTTTTTCCTGCATATATTTATTAATATCGGTATGACTTTAGGTATTTTACCGGTAGTAGGGCTGCCGCTTATTTTTTTAAGCTATGGAGGAAGCAGCTTGTTGGTTTCCTTTATCCTTTTAGGTATTTTTTTCAACATTTCCCGAAGTCGTAAATAA
- a CDS encoding TIGR03960 family B12-binding radical SAM protein, whose protein sequence is MNFANFRKPQRYIGNEWNVIKKSPSGKISFCLCYPDLYELGMSNLGMHIVYGLLNQHPDLFCERTFMPAEDLSTYLREKNKPLFSLETKKPLNEFEIIGFHLGCELNFTNVLHILTLGLIPAKAKDRKQQIVVGGGVANPEPLSEFIDVFYLGEFEEVADDFVKVIRKYKDKESRLRALAEIEGFYVPKFYEVNFVDGGYDFRRKYEYARLPLKRVYVKDLDRAFVPQSWLTPHTEIIHDRIPIEIARGCPNRCSFCQAQALYAPYRERKIATIQNILKVAYEKSGYENFSFLGLSASDYSQIEELIDLCSDYCQNRRIGLSLPSLRASDIVGRLYRKLSKLKKASLTIAIEAARAPLRESLNKRIGTKILFEAAKILKSVGAKSIKIYFMYGFPQENEEDLLAIGEFLKSLSRSSHIKLNVSINAFIPKPFSLAEGFLMQSETVLNKKREVIIKNLPQRSRVSVTFSSIQRSIFEAIVSGSDREFGKVIYRAYSKGVCFDGNRENFSWPTWQESMVQEKVDPKDYLNRQAKNFPWSFINSKP, encoded by the coding sequence ATGAATTTTGCAAATTTTCGGAAACCTCAGCGTTACATCGGCAATGAATGGAATGTCATAAAAAAATCACCTTCAGGAAAAATTTCTTTTTGCCTCTGTTATCCTGATTTGTATGAGCTTGGGATGAGCAATTTAGGCATGCACATCGTCTATGGCTTGCTTAACCAACACCCTGATTTATTTTGTGAACGTACTTTTATGCCGGCTGAAGATTTATCAACTTATCTTCGCGAAAAAAATAAACCTTTATTTTCACTTGAAACAAAAAAACCCCTAAATGAATTTGAAATTATTGGTTTTCATCTTGGTTGTGAGCTTAATTTCACCAATGTTTTGCATATTTTAACTCTCGGATTAATACCAGCTAAAGCCAAAGATCGTAAACAACAAATCGTTGTTGGCGGCGGGGTTGCTAACCCTGAACCATTATCTGAATTCATCGATGTTTTTTATTTGGGTGAATTTGAGGAGGTTGCTGATGATTTCGTTAAGGTAATAAGAAAATACAAAGATAAAGAATCGCGTTTAAGGGCTTTGGCTGAAATTGAAGGGTTTTATGTGCCTAAATTCTACGAAGTTAACTTTGTCGATGGTGGATATGATTTTCGACGAAAATACGAATATGCTCGGCTTCCTTTGAAACGAGTTTACGTAAAGGATTTAGATCGTGCCTTTGTTCCTCAAAGTTGGCTGACTCCTCACACCGAAATCATTCATGATCGTATCCCGATAGAAATTGCCAGAGGTTGCCCTAATCGTTGCAGTTTTTGCCAAGCTCAAGCACTTTATGCTCCCTATCGTGAGCGAAAAATAGCAACTATCCAAAATATATTAAAAGTAGCCTATGAGAAAAGTGGCTATGAGAATTTTTCATTCCTTGGGCTTTCGGCTTCTGACTATTCCCAAATTGAGGAGCTTATTGATTTATGCTCTGATTATTGTCAGAATCGTCGAATTGGTTTGTCTTTGCCGTCTTTACGGGCTAGTGACATTGTCGGACGCCTTTATAGAAAACTATCGAAACTTAAAAAAGCTTCATTAACTATTGCTATTGAAGCGGCACGAGCCCCCTTGAGGGAAAGTCTTAATAAAAGAATCGGTACCAAAATTTTGTTTGAGGCAGCAAAAATACTTAAAAGTGTAGGCGCTAAGTCGATAAAGATTTACTTTATGTATGGTTTTCCTCAAGAAAACGAAGAAGACCTGTTGGCTATTGGTGAATTTTTAAAATCTTTATCAAGAAGTAGTCATATTAAATTAAATGTAAGCATCAATGCTTTTATACCTAAGCCTTTTTCTTTAGCTGAGGGATTTTTGATGCAAAGTGAAACGGTCTTAAACAAAAAACGAGAAGTAATTATTAAAAATCTTCCCCAGCGATCGCGAGTGAGTGTTACTTTTTCTTCCATCCAGCGTAGCATTTTCGAAGCTATTGTTTCAGGCAGTGATCGGGAATTTGGTAAAGTTATTTATCGCGCTTACTCTAAGGGGGTTTGCTTTGATGGCAATAGAGAGAATTTTTCCTGGCCGACATGGCAAGAGTCGATGGTTCAAGAAAAAGTTGACCCTAAGGATTACCTTAACCGACAAGCTAAAAATTTTCCTTGGTCGTTCATTAATTCCAAACCATAA
- a CDS encoding TIGR03936 family radical SAM-associated protein produces the protein MINKKFPLEVILEKSQEMIYFSQLDLIHLLERALRRTRLPLYFTQGFSPRVKISFKSGLKLGLAGRITTIFYFTEDIPFVVLKENLQPQLPQGLVIIK, from the coding sequence ATGATTAATAAAAAGTTTCCCTTAGAAGTAATTTTAGAAAAGAGTCAGGAAATGATTTATTTTTCGCAGTTAGACTTAATTCATCTCCTGGAGCGAGCTTTGAGGAGGACTAGATTACCACTTTATTTCACTCAAGGCTTTAGTCCAAGAGTTAAGATAAGTTTTAAAAGTGGTTTAAAACTAGGTTTAGCCGGTAGAATAACAACCATTTTTTATTTCACTGAAGACATTCCTTTTGTAGTTTTAAAAGAGAATCTCCAGCCACAGTTACCTCAAGGATTAGTAATAATAAAATAA
- a CDS encoding S-adenosylmethionine decarboxylase, with the protein MGTKHYLISSQENYSGVGLASRPLSTNDTTLSSSKIKKPIFGYELILDLSGCDLSIMSSKKKLTEYVNTLCKLIKMKKYGKAQLPYFGLDKPFTKGYSLLQFIETSSITGHFSEHWQKSYINIFSCKKYDHELAKNFTKEFFKATSIKSTFLVR; encoded by the coding sequence ATGGGAACCAAACACTACCTGATTAGCAGTCAAGAAAATTACTCTGGGGTTGGCCTTGCCAGCAGGCCCCTTTCGACCAACGACACTACTCTTTCTTCCTCCAAAATTAAAAAACCAATCTTTGGTTACGAATTAATCCTCGATCTTTCAGGATGTGACTTATCAATCATGAGTTCAAAAAAGAAGCTTACCGAATATGTTAATACCTTATGTAAGTTGATTAAAATGAAGAAGTACGGTAAAGCTCAGCTGCCTTATTTTGGTCTAGATAAACCCTTCACCAAAGGCTATTCCTTGCTACAATTTATCGAAACTAGCTCAATTACCGGGCATTTTTCCGAACATTGGCAAAAGTCCTATATTAATATTTTTTCCTGCAAAAAGTATGACCACGAATTAGCTAAAAATTTCACTAAGGAATTTTTTAAGGCTACAAGTATCAAAAGCACTTTCCTTGTTCGCTAG
- a CDS encoding saccharopine dehydrogenase family protein, with product MKKNVMIVGAGGVAHVAAHKCAQNNDILGDICIASRTQDKCEKIIESIKRKNSLKDKSKKLHSRQIDAYDVSATVKLIKETNSEIIINLATTYINKALLESCIQAGVSYIDTAIYEDPNKVCENPPWYANYEWKRKDECSEKQITAILGAGFDPGVVNAYCAYAVKHHFDTIDTIDMMDVNAGDHGKYFATNFDPEINLREFIKVWTWIDRKWECLPVHSVKKTYDFPEVGKQTIYLSGHDEIHSLSKNIDANSIRFWMGFSDHYINIFTVLTRLGLTSVKPVTTAEGVEVVPLKVLKAVLPDPLSLAPNYTGKTCIGNLIKGKKDGKDKEIFIYNNCDHAECYKEVESQAISYTAGVPPVATAMLIAQGIWDIKTMVNVEELNPDPFIDLLNKIGLPTKIREESPVKAE from the coding sequence ATGAAAAAAAACGTAATGATTGTCGGTGCTGGTGGAGTTGCCCATGTAGCTGCGCATAAGTGCGCTCAAAATAACGATATTTTAGGTGATATTTGTATTGCATCTCGCACACAAGATAAGTGTGAAAAAATCATAGAAAGCATTAAAAGAAAAAATAGCCTAAAAGATAAAAGCAAAAAACTTCACTCTCGTCAAATAGATGCCTATGATGTTTCGGCTACGGTAAAACTAATTAAAGAAACTAATTCAGAAATAATAATTAACCTTGCCACCACCTATATAAATAAAGCACTGCTTGAATCTTGCATCCAGGCTGGCGTATCCTATATAGACACTGCCATATATGAAGATCCAAATAAGGTTTGCGAGAATCCACCTTGGTACGCTAATTATGAATGGAAACGAAAGGATGAATGCTCGGAAAAACAAATCACCGCAATCCTCGGAGCAGGCTTTGATCCAGGAGTGGTCAACGCCTACTGCGCCTATGCTGTAAAGCACCACTTTGACACAATCGACACTATTGATATGATGGATGTTAATGCCGGAGACCACGGAAAATATTTTGCTACCAACTTTGATCCGGAGATAAACCTTCGTGAATTTATAAAAGTCTGGACCTGGATTGACCGAAAATGGGAATGTCTACCTGTCCACTCAGTTAAAAAAACCTATGATTTTCCGGAAGTTGGAAAACAAACTATTTACTTAAGCGGTCACGACGAAATCCATTCATTGTCAAAGAATATCGATGCTAATAGTATCCGCTTCTGGATGGGTTTTAGCGACCATTATATCAATATCTTTACTGTCCTCACTAGATTGGGTTTAACCTCAGTGAAACCGGTCACAACCGCAGAAGGAGTCGAAGTGGTGCCATTAAAAGTATTAAAGGCCGTTTTGCCAGATCCCTTATCACTTGCACCTAACTACACCGGAAAAACCTGTATCGGAAATCTAATTAAAGGAAAAAAAGACGGCAAAGACAAGGAAATTTTTATTTATAACAACTGTGACCACGCCGAATGTTATAAGGAAGTTGAGTCTCAAGCTATTTCCTACACTGCTGGAGTCCCCCCAGTTGCCACGGCCATGCTGATTGCTCAAGGCATTTGGGATATAAAAACAATGGTAAATGTCGAAGAGTTAAACCCTGATCCATTTATTGATTTGTTAAACAAGATTGGATTGCCAACAAAGATACGAGAAGAAAGCCCGGTTAAAGCGGAATAA
- the nspC gene encoding carboxynorspermidine decarboxylase, producing the protein MKLATPYYLIHEDKLLKNLKLIERIKKSSGAKFVLALKCFSTWSVFGLMKKYLDGTTSSSLHEARLGYEKFQKEVQIYSVAFSEKEIKTIRRYADKIIFNSIGQLKKFHGNTSGLKIGLRINPEISYSHFDLANPARKYSRLGVVDKKAVQNVVHLISGLMFHFNCENDNFKNFSNNLNIIARNYRDLLHKVSWVSLGGGIYFTKPGYPVDKFSRLLKNFSDKFAVQIYLEPGEAVITQSAELITSVLDIVHNKLNIAIVDSSIEAHLLDLLVYRTEAKIKTSAKGQFEYMIAGRSCLAGDIFGTYKFKSRLKIGSIIKINDVAGYTMVKKNWFNGLPMPSIVIKKKTGGLKVVRHFEYKDFLNNLS; encoded by the coding sequence ATGAAACTAGCAACCCCTTATTATTTAATTCACGAGGATAAATTATTAAAAAACCTCAAGCTAATCGAACGGATTAAAAAATCTTCTGGAGCAAAGTTCGTTTTAGCTTTAAAGTGTTTTTCTACCTGGAGCGTCTTTGGTTTAATGAAAAAATACCTTGATGGTACGACCAGCAGCTCTCTCCACGAAGCTCGCCTAGGATACGAAAAGTTTCAAAAAGAAGTCCAAATTTACAGTGTTGCTTTCTCTGAAAAGGAAATAAAAACTATTCGTCGCTATGCCGATAAGATTATTTTTAATTCAATCGGGCAACTAAAAAAATTCCATGGGAACACCTCTGGTTTAAAAATTGGTTTAAGAATTAACCCCGAAATCAGTTATTCACACTTTGATTTAGCCAATCCGGCTCGTAAGTACTCACGTCTTGGTGTGGTTGACAAAAAAGCTGTTCAAAACGTAGTTCATTTAATAAGCGGCCTCATGTTTCATTTTAACTGCGAAAATGATAATTTTAAAAATTTTTCTAACAATCTAAATATTATCGCCCGAAACTACCGAGATTTATTGCATAAAGTAAGCTGGGTAAGCTTAGGCGGCGGAATATACTTTACCAAGCCCGGTTATCCGGTAGATAAATTTTCGAGATTACTAAAGAACTTTAGCGATAAATTTGCGGTCCAAATTTATTTGGAACCTGGAGAAGCGGTTATCACTCAGTCAGCCGAACTAATAACCAGCGTACTGGATATAGTCCATAACAAGCTAAATATTGCCATTGTCGACTCCTCAATCGAAGCGCATTTATTGGATCTTTTAGTTTATCGAACCGAGGCTAAAATTAAAACTTCCGCTAAGGGACAATTTGAATATATGATTGCTGGTCGCTCCTGTTTAGCCGGAGATATATTTGGAACCTATAAATTTAAATCTCGATTAAAGATAGGCAGCATAATTAAAATTAATGATGTTGCCGGATATACCATGGTTAAAAAAAACTGGTTTAATGGATTACCAATGCCATCAATCGTCATAAAAAAGAAAACCGGGGGTTTAAAGGTCGTTCGTCATTTTGAATATAAAGACTTTTTAAACAATCTGTCATAG
- a CDS encoding MFS transporter, translating to MRYLKILKKRNFFLLWFGQIISQFGDRLTQIALVGLVSAASKSSAQLAVVMSMAIVPVFIISPISGVYIDRWDKRKTLYLCDSIRVILMLLIPFVFLKSHSLIPIYALIFLSFSAGRFFIPAKMAFLPRVVEKKDIFMANSLISNTATIAAVLGIGLGGVLVERYGLVVGFNLDAATFFISGMSIFLISVQGKGEFLAKDILDIGKNVVASVKKSFLYELKEGIGYIFKSKETKYAFKIFFFLFSYIGALYVVFIRFIQNTLSSVTKDVGFAAVGLGAGIFLGTLAYGRIAHKFSIKKVINWSVLLSSFFIVFFAVFLRGYPYTICLILLAFGLGIMISPAFVGVNALIHRESDENLLGRIFSGLEFTSHLGFLVAMLCASILADIMTPFTIVVSVGIIGSFFSLCFIFCDDYSS from the coding sequence ATGCGGTACTTAAAAATACTCAAGAAACGGAATTTTTTCCTTCTTTGGTTTGGCCAAATAATTTCTCAATTTGGCGATCGGCTCACTCAGATTGCTCTGGTTGGTTTAGTATCGGCGGCTTCAAAATCTTCGGCCCAGTTGGCGGTTGTAATGAGCATGGCGATTGTGCCAGTTTTTATTATTTCACCAATATCTGGTGTGTATATTGACCGTTGGGATAAGCGTAAAACACTCTACCTTTGCGATTCAATAAGGGTTATTCTTATGTTGTTAATACCGTTTGTTTTCCTTAAATCGCATTCACTTATTCCGATATATGCTTTAATTTTCCTTTCTTTTAGTGCTGGTCGGTTTTTCATTCCGGCTAAGATGGCCTTCTTACCCCGAGTGGTTGAAAAAAAAGATATATTTATGGCTAACTCATTAATATCTAATACCGCAACCATTGCTGCCGTATTAGGAATTGGTTTGGGTGGGGTATTGGTCGAAAGATATGGGCTAGTCGTTGGCTTTAATCTCGACGCGGCAACTTTTTTTATTTCGGGTATGTCAATTTTTTTAATTTCGGTTCAAGGCAAAGGTGAGTTCTTAGCTAAAGACATTTTAGATATTGGAAAAAATGTTGTCGCTAGCGTAAAGAAATCATTTTTGTATGAATTAAAAGAAGGGATTGGCTATATTTTTAAATCAAAAGAAACAAAGTACGCTTTTAAAATATTTTTCTTTCTTTTTTCATATATCGGAGCTTTGTACGTCGTGTTCATTCGATTTATTCAAAATACCTTATCTTCAGTTACCAAGGATGTAGGCTTTGCTGCAGTTGGTTTAGGGGCAGGAATTTTTTTGGGAACCTTAGCTTATGGTCGAATTGCCCATAAGTTTTCAATTAAAAAAGTTATTAACTGGTCAGTATTGCTTTCATCTTTTTTTATTGTATTTTTTGCAGTATTCTTAAGGGGATATCCCTATACTATTTGTTTAATTTTGCTGGCTTTCGGGCTAGGAATTATGATTTCTCCGGCTTTTGTTGGGGTCAATGCTTTAATTCATCGAGAGAGTGACGAGAATCTGCTAGGCAGAATTTTTAGCGGCTTAGAGTTTACTTCCCATTTAGGATTTTTAGTTGCAATGCTTTGTGCTTCAATACTAGCTGATATTATGACTCCCTTTACAATTGTAGTTTCGGTCGGTATAATCGGATCATTTTTTTCCTTATGTTTTATTTTTTGTGATGATTACAGTAGCTGA